A window of the Hevea brasiliensis isolate MT/VB/25A 57/8 chromosome 6, ASM3005281v1, whole genome shotgun sequence genome harbors these coding sequences:
- the LOC131168744 gene encoding inositol transporter 1-like, whose translation MTIESLPGSSGYLDLFPERRMSYFSNTYVLRLTVIAGIGGMLFGYDTGVISGALLYIKDEFEVVNQSSFLQETIVSMALVGAIIGAASGGWINDAYGRKKATLIADVVFTVGSVVMAAAPDPYIIILGRFLVGLGVGVASVTAPVYIAEASPSEVRGALVSTNVLMITGGQFLSYLVNLAFTEVSGTWRWMLGVAAVPAVVQFCFMLCMPESPRWLFMKDDKDKAIMVLAKIYDIARLEDEIDHLSASSEEDRQKQNNIRYLDVFKSKEIRLAFLAGAGLQAFQQFTGINTVMYYSPTIVQMAGFSSNQIALLLSLIIAAMNAAGSILGIYLIDHFGRKKLALSSLTGVIVSLAILAGAFFGQSSDSSNSLYGWLAVLGLALYICFFSPGMGPVPWTVNSEVYPEAYRGICSGMAATVNWVSNLIVAQTFLSLASAVGTGPTFLILGGVAVAAVVFVILFVPETKGLTFVEVEQVWKQRAWGSSYNTESLLEQGNETP comes from the exons ATGACGATCGAGTCGTTGCCAGGAAGCTCAGGGTACTTGGATTTGTTCCCAGAGAGGAGAATGTCATATTTCAGTAACACGTATGTTTTGAGATTAACTGTGATTGCTGGAATAGGGGGTATGCTCTTCGGCTATGATACAG GTGTTATTTCTGGGGCCCTTTTATACATAAAAGACGAATTTGAGGTGGTCAATCAGAGTAGCTTCTTACAG GAAACAATTGTTAGTATGGCCCTCGTCGGTGCAATCATTGGAGCTGCATCTGGGGGTTGGATTAACGATGCGTATGGACGCAAGAAGGCTACCCTAATTGCTGATGTTGTCTTCACTGTTGGATCAGTTGTCATGGCAGCTGCACCAGATCCATATATTATTATTCTGGGTCGATTTTTAGTTGGCCTTGGTGTGGGTGTCGCATCTGTCACAGCTCCTGTGTATATTGCAGAAGCATCTCCATCTGAAGTAAGGGGGGCACTAGTGAGCACAAATGTTCTCATGATAACTGGTGGACAGTTCCTTTCCTATCTCGTTAATCTTGCTTTTACGGAG GTCTCTGGAACCTGGCGGTGGATGCTCGGAGTTGCAGCGGTGCCAGCTGTGGTTCAGTTCTGTTTTATGCTCTGTATGCCAGAATCTCCTCGTTGGCTTTTTATGAAG GATGATAAAGATAAGGCCATCATGGTACTTGCCAAAATATATGACATTGCTCGATTGGAGGATGAAATTGATCACCTATCTGCCTCTTCAGAGGAAGATCGCCAGAAACAGAATAATATCAGATACTTGGATGTGTTCAAATCAAAAGAAATAAGACTTGCATTTCTTGCTGGGGCTGGACTTCAG GCTTTTCAACAGTTCACAGGCATCAATACAGTTATGTACTATAGCCCAACTATTGTTCAAATGGCTGGCTTTAGTTCCAACCAAATAGCACTTCTCCTTTCCCTCATCATTGCTGCAATGAATGCTGCTGGAAGCATTCTTGGCATTTACCTTATTGACCATTTTGGGCGGAAGAAGTTGGCTCTCTCAAGCTTAACTGGTGTAATTGTTTCTCTTGCCATCTTGGCTGGGGCATTCTTTGGCCAATCATCTGATTCTTCAAATTCACTCTATGGGTGGCTTGCAGTGTTAGGGCTAGCCTTGTACATTTGTTTCTTCTCACCTGGAATGGGACCAGTTCCATGGACTGTGAACTCAGAGGTTTACCCTGAGGCTTATCGAGGGATATGTAGTGGAATGGCAGCTACTGTGAATTGGGTTTCTAATTTGATCGTGGCCCAAACTTTCCTTTCACTTGCCAGTGCTGTGGGAACAGGTCCAACTTTCTTGATCCTTGGAGGTGTGGCTGTCGCAGCGGTTGTGTTTGTGATTCTGTTTGTGCCAGAGACTAAAGGGCTCACATTCGTTGAAGTGGAACAGGTATGGAAGCAGAGAGCTTGGGGCAGTAGTTATAACACCGAGAGCCTTCTCGAGCAAGGAAACGAAACGCCATAA